Proteins co-encoded in one Enterobacter sp. R4-368 genomic window:
- the map gene encoding type I methionyl aminopeptidase yields the protein MAISIKTPEEIEKMRVAGRLAAEVLEMIEPYIKPGVSTGELDRICNDYIVNEQHAISACLGYHGFPKSVCISINEVVCHGIPDDEKLLKDGDIVNIDVTVIKDEYHGDTSKMFIVGKPTILGERLCHITQESLYLALRMVKPGIRLRTLGAAIQKYVEAQGFSVVREYCGHGIGRGFHEEPQVLHYDADDGGVVLQAGMTFTVEPMVNAGDYRIRTMKDGWTVKTKDRSLSAQYEHTIVVTETGCEILTLRKDDTIDAVLTAA from the coding sequence ATGGCTATCTCTATTAAGACACCTGAAGAAATCGAAAAAATGCGCGTCGCGGGCCGACTCGCCGCCGAAGTGCTGGAAATGATTGAACCGTACATTAAGCCGGGCGTCAGCACGGGTGAACTCGATCGCATCTGCAACGACTACATTGTCAATGAGCAGCATGCCATTTCCGCCTGCCTGGGTTATCACGGTTTCCCGAAATCGGTGTGCATCTCTATTAACGAAGTGGTGTGCCACGGTATTCCGGATGACGAAAAACTGCTGAAAGATGGCGATATCGTCAACATCGATGTGACCGTGATTAAAGACGAGTACCACGGCGACACCTCCAAAATGTTTATCGTCGGTAAGCCGACCATTCTGGGGGAGCGTCTGTGCCATATCACGCAGGAGAGCCTCTATCTGGCGCTGCGCATGGTCAAACCGGGTATCCGCCTGCGCACCCTTGGCGCAGCAATTCAGAAATATGTTGAAGCCCAGGGCTTCTCTGTCGTGCGCGAATATTGTGGTCACGGTATTGGCCGCGGCTTCCATGAAGAGCCGCAGGTGCTGCACTATGATGCTGACGATGGCGGTGTAGTGCTGCAAGCGGGCATGACATTTACCGTCGAGCCGATGGTAAACGCGGGCGATTACCGTATTCGCACCATGAAAGACGGCTGGACGGTGAAAACCAAAGACCGCAGCCTGTCTGCGCAGTATGAGCACACAATTGTCGTTACTGAAACCGGCTGCGAGATCCTGACGCTGCGCAAAGATGACACCATCGATGCCGTGCTAACCGCCGCCTGA